In Nitrospirota bacterium, a genomic segment contains:
- the nrdR gene encoding transcriptional regulator NrdR, with protein MRCPYCSSLDNKVVDSRMGKEGESIRRRRECLKCEGRFTTYERVEEVLPSVIKKDGRREPFDRLKILNGLKKACEKRPISMEMLERTVEEIEKALQEKGLKELPSTMVGEEVMERLHKLDEVAYVRFASVYRSFRDINEFMSELKDILSNKEMKDVKDVVTEKPQKAEENKQKPEKLVLPLGS; from the coding sequence ATGCGTTGTCCCTACTGTTCCAGCCTCGATAACAAGGTCGTTGACTCCCGGATGGGAAAAGAAGGCGAATCCATCCGCAGGCGGCGCGAGTGCCTCAAGTGCGAGGGGCGGTTCACCACCTACGAGCGGGTAGAGGAAGTGCTTCCCTCGGTCATAAAGAAGGACGGCCGGCGCGAGCCCTTTGACCGCCTGAAGATCCTGAACGGCCTCAAGAAGGCCTGCGAAAAAAGGCCCATCAGCATGGAGATGCTCGAGCGGACCGTTGAAGAGATCGAGAAAGCTCTCCAGGAAAAGGGGCTCAAGGAGCTTCCGAGCACGATGGTGGGCGAGGAAGTGATGGAACGTCTGCACAAGCTTGACGAGGTTGCCTATGTCCGCTTCGCCTCCGTCTACCGGTCTTTCCGTGACATCAACGAGTTCATGAGCGAACTGAAGGACATCCTGAGCAACAAGGAAATGAAGGATGTCAAGGACGTGGTCACGGAAAAACCGCAGAAGGCGGAAGAAAATAAACAAAAACCTGAAAAATTGGTCCTCCCCCTGGGTTCTTGA
- the rpiB gene encoding ribose 5-phosphate isomerase B, which translates to MKLAIGADHGGFELKQEVIKYLQTVKTVEVSDFGTATKDSVDYPDYGKKVSEAVSNKAVDRGILICGTGIGMSITANRYPKVRAALCHDHFTARMSRLHNDANVLVMGERVIGKGVALEIVKTWLETEFEGGRHQLRLDKIK; encoded by the coding sequence ATGAAACTGGCGATCGGTGCGGATCACGGCGGCTTTGAACTAAAGCAAGAGGTCATTAAATACCTCCAGACGGTCAAGACGGTCGAGGTCTCGGATTTCGGCACGGCAACGAAGGACTCCGTGGACTATCCGGACTACGGGAAAAAGGTCTCCGAGGCCGTATCGAACAAGGCGGTTGATCGCGGCATCCTGATCTGCGGCACGGGCATCGGCATGTCGATCACGGCCAACCGGTATCCGAAGGTGCGGGCAGCGCTTTGCCATGACCACTTCACAGCGCGGATGAGCCGGCTGCACAATGACGCAAATGTTTTGGTCATGGGCGAACGCGTCATCGGCAAGGGCGTTGCGCTCGAGATCGTGAAGACGTGGCTCGAAACGGAGTTCGAAGGCGGCCGGCATCAACTGCGACTGGATAAGATAAAATAG
- a CDS encoding 16S rRNA (uracil(1498)-N(3))-methyltransferase, with protein sequence MPKPPRFFISPNQVSGQSITVSGEDVSHIVKVLRMKTGDELLLCDGKGTEYSVNIAQVTKSDITTDVKARSKREIREPLIILGQGLPKSDKMDWIVQKATELGVATIVPLVTERTIVKIKDEEKRVSRWQKICREAAMQCNRPDIPQVGRIVSFSDFLRPLNPEPRTLLLLPWEEGTVPIKEILRANPGIKNVVVLIGPEGGFSAHEAEMAKERGFSLVSLGQNILRTETAAMAVLSMILYETSDNS encoded by the coding sequence ATGCCAAAACCACCCCGTTTTTTCATATCTCCCAATCAGGTCAGTGGCCAGAGTATCACCGTCTCCGGCGAGGACGTGAGTCATATCGTGAAGGTCCTTCGCATGAAGACAGGCGACGAGCTTCTGCTGTGCGACGGCAAGGGCACCGAGTATTCAGTGAACATAGCGCAGGTCACCAAGTCCGATATCACAACCGACGTGAAGGCCCGATCGAAGCGGGAGATCCGTGAACCCCTCATCATCCTTGGCCAGGGGCTGCCCAAGTCCGACAAGATGGACTGGATCGTGCAGAAGGCCACGGAACTTGGCGTTGCGACAATCGTCCCGCTCGTGACCGAACGGACCATCGTAAAAATCAAGGATGAAGAGAAACGTGTTTCGCGGTGGCAGAAGATCTGCCGCGAAGCCGCGATGCAGTGCAACAGACCGGACATACCACAGGTCGGTCGAATAGTATCATTCTCTGATTTTCTTCGGCCCCTGAACCCTGAACCCCGAACCCTGCTCCTTCTCCCCTGGGAAGAAGGTACTGTCCCTATTAAGGAAATCCTTCGTGCGAATCCCGGCATCAAGAACGTCGTCGTTCTCATCGGCCCCGAAGGCGGGTTTTCCGCGCACGAGGCGGAGATGGCAAAAGAAAGGGGTTTCTCTCTCGTGAGCCTGGGGCAGAACATCCTGCGCACCGAGACGGCGGCCATGGCGGTGCTGAGCATGATCCTTTATGAAACGAGCGACAATTCCTAG
- a CDS encoding HigA family addiction module antitoxin — translation MSNKIQSSYRPNYAIPPGETLRETIEAYGMSQAELAERTGRPKKTISEIITAKAAITAETALQLERVLGIPASFWNNLERNYQEAHARIREEEHLQAQVAWLKNFPITQLVKLGWISKEDEKLKQLQVLLNFFGVAGIEEWKAVWTSPQAAYRKSEAFKSSPFATAAWLRKGEIDAAAIQSKPHDAAVFEGALNKIRTLTNKPPETFTPEMVKLCAEAGVAVTFVPELPGTRVYGVTRWLNPGKALIQLSLRGKSDDHLWFTFFHEAGHILYHGKREVFIEEKDKHESKAEQEADRFAQDVLIPAGEYKAFLSGGSLDNASINRFAKKIGIASGIVVGRLQHDNAIHFSKGNSLKTHFRFTHADTMR, via the coding sequence ATGAGTAATAAAATCCAAAGCTCTTATAGGCCGAACTACGCTATACCACCGGGAGAGACCCTGCGCGAGACCATTGAGGCATATGGCATGAGCCAGGCGGAACTGGCGGAGCGCACTGGCAGGCCGAAAAAGACCATCAGCGAGATTATTACAGCAAAGGCGGCTATTACTGCGGAGACCGCTCTTCAGCTCGAGCGTGTTCTTGGCATTCCGGCTTCATTCTGGAACAACCTGGAGAGGAACTATCAGGAAGCACACGCTCGCATAAGGGAGGAAGAACACCTCCAAGCTCAGGTGGCATGGCTTAAGAACTTTCCGATCACACAACTGGTTAAACTCGGCTGGATCTCGAAGGAAGACGAAAAGTTGAAACAACTGCAGGTCCTGCTGAATTTCTTCGGCGTTGCGGGAATCGAGGAATGGAAGGCTGTCTGGACGAGTCCGCAGGCGGCATATCGAAAGTCAGAGGCTTTCAAGAGCAGCCCGTTTGCGACGGCGGCATGGCTCCGAAAAGGCGAGATCGATGCTGCCGCGATCCAGTCCAAGCCCCATGACGCAGCGGTATTTGAAGGCGCACTTAATAAAATCAGGACATTGACGAACAAACCGCCGGAGACCTTCACACCTGAGATGGTAAAGCTTTGCGCCGAGGCTGGGGTCGCGGTGACGTTCGTGCCTGAGCTTCCCGGTACACGCGTATATGGGGTTACTCGCTGGCTGAATCCGGGCAAGGCCCTGATCCAGCTCAGCCTTCGGGGAAAGAGCGACGATCATCTCTGGTTCACCTTTTTCCATGAAGCGGGCCACATTCTCTATCACGGCAAACGAGAGGTTTTTATCGAGGAAAAGGATAAGCATGAGAGCAAGGCGGAGCAGGAAGCGGACCGTTTTGCCCAGGATGTTCTCATTCCCGCCGGAGAATATAAGGCTTTTTTGTCCGGCGGAAGTTTAGATAATGCATCCATAAACCGGTTCGCAAAAAAGATCGGCATTGCTTCCGGCATTGTGGTGGGCAGGTTGCAGCACGACAATGCGAT
- the priA gene encoding primosomal protein N', whose product MRGRLVPGSRVLVPFGSRRITGTVIGFPGKAEVAGLKTVIEVLDNPLPTELFALARWMSDYYLHPLGQTIEALVPKALSRAKPKKKRYLQIVAGDHDMGSVRGPKQRALLLLLCDRQIMGMDDLDDYSPATIRSLCDAKIATIIEKEADEKPDAGEFSPSVPPGLMPAQSEAVRRINESVAGKSFNVFLLHGVTGSGKTEVYLHAISGLADTGKGAIVLVPEIALTPQLLARFKGRFGDRVAVLHSGLTDRERADEYRRIQAGQVDVAIGARSAVFAPFKSIGLIIVDEEHENSYKQDEGLRYSARDVAIMRAKLLDAVAVLGSATPSLESYYNARSGKYQYLHLADRVDHRPMPAVTVIDVKTLPRTSLYSPLLIEHITQRLARNEQSLLLLNRRGFSSVLICGDCGIAVKCPSCSVSLTFHKAERTLKCHYCGFLTRPPDTCPACSGLTMKLLGSGTQKIEEELQALFPAARILRMDSDSVKGRQAYETLLRKVDRREVDILLGTQMIAKGHDFPAVTLVGVVDADVGLNLPDFRAAEKTFQLVTQAAGRAGRGALGGEVIIQTMNPNHYSVQHSMTHDYEGFYNEEIVYRTQLGYPPIGRFIKIEIKGAQESLAGEAARTAQNRIRSLMRGKDTVLLGPAPAPISRVRGQYRFHLLLLSQKRDKIRSLAIEGRNAVEEKYGRRVKVIVDVDPVNLM is encoded by the coding sequence ATGCGGGGACGCCTTGTCCCGGGCTCGCGTGTGCTCGTGCCGTTCGGGAGCAGGCGCATCACGGGGACGGTCATCGGCTTCCCCGGCAAGGCCGAAGTCGCGGGTCTCAAGACCGTGATCGAGGTGCTCGACAACCCGCTTCCGACCGAACTTTTTGCCCTTGCCCGCTGGATGTCCGACTATTACCTGCATCCTCTTGGCCAGACCATCGAAGCGCTCGTGCCGAAGGCCCTGTCGCGCGCAAAACCGAAGAAGAAACGATACTTGCAGATCGTTGCGGGTGACCACGATATGGGGTCTGTCCGCGGGCCGAAGCAGAGAGCGCTTCTGCTACTCCTGTGCGATCGGCAGATCATGGGCATGGATGACCTGGATGATTATTCTCCGGCCACCATCAGGTCCTTGTGCGACGCAAAGATCGCGACGATCATCGAGAAGGAAGCGGATGAAAAGCCGGACGCCGGGGAGTTCAGTCCGAGCGTGCCGCCCGGGCTTATGCCCGCTCAGTCCGAGGCCGTGCGCCGGATCAACGAGTCGGTCGCCGGCAAATCGTTCAACGTATTTCTCCTGCACGGCGTGACCGGGAGCGGCAAGACCGAGGTTTATCTTCACGCCATCAGCGGGCTCGCTGACACGGGAAAAGGGGCCATTGTGCTGGTGCCGGAGATCGCGCTCACGCCGCAGCTGCTTGCCCGGTTCAAGGGACGCTTCGGCGACCGGGTGGCGGTATTGCACAGCGGGCTGACGGACCGCGAGCGGGCCGACGAATACCGCCGCATCCAGGCCGGACAGGTGGACGTGGCCATCGGCGCGCGCTCGGCAGTATTTGCGCCTTTTAAAAGCATCGGGCTCATCATCGTGGACGAAGAGCATGAGAACTCGTACAAGCAGGATGAAGGTCTCCGGTACAGCGCGCGTGACGTCGCGATCATGCGCGCGAAGCTTCTGGACGCTGTCGCGGTCCTCGGTTCCGCGACGCCGTCCCTTGAAAGCTATTACAACGCTCGATCGGGCAAATACCAGTATCTCCACCTGGCTGATCGCGTGGACCACCGCCCCATGCCCGCGGTTACGGTCATCGACGTAAAGACCCTGCCGAGGACTTCGCTCTATTCGCCCCTGCTCATCGAACATATCACGCAGCGGCTCGCCCGGAACGAACAGTCTCTTCTGCTGCTGAACCGCCGTGGATTTTCTTCCGTTCTTATCTGCGGCGACTGCGGCATTGCCGTCAAATGCCCGAGCTGCAGCGTGTCCCTCACGTTCCATAAAGCGGAGCGGACGCTGAAATGCCACTATTGCGGTTTCCTCACCCGGCCGCCGGACACGTGTCCGGCCTGTTCGGGCCTTACGATGAAACTGCTGGGATCAGGCACGCAGAAGATCGAAGAGGAACTGCAGGCGCTTTTCCCGGCAGCTCGCATCCTGCGGATGGACAGCGACTCGGTCAAGGGCAGGCAGGCCTACGAGACGTTGCTTCGCAAGGTGGACCGCCGGGAGGTCGACATTCTGCTCGGCACGCAGATGATCGCCAAGGGACACGATTTCCCGGCCGTGACGCTTGTCGGCGTGGTGGATGCCGACGTGGGGTTGAACCTGCCCGACTTTCGCGCCGCCGAGAAGACGTTTCAGCTCGTCACCCAGGCCGCGGGCAGGGCGGGCAGGGGCGCGCTGGGAGGAGAGGTGATCATCCAGACCATGAACCCGAACCATTACTCGGTCCAACACAGCATGACGCACGATTACGAAGGGTTCTACAATGAGGAGATCGTGTACCGCACGCAGCTTGGCTATCCGCCGATCGGCCGCTTCATCAAGATCGAGATCAAGGGCGCGCAGGAATCGCTTGCCGGCGAAGCGGCCAGAACGGCGCAGAACCGCATCCGCAGTCTGATGCGCGGCAAGGACACGGTGCTCCTTGGTCCCGCCCCGGCGCCGATCTCCCGGGTGCGCGGACAGTATCGGTTCCATCTGCTGCTGCTCTCCCAAAAACGGGACAAGATCCGGTCCCTTGCGATCGAGGGAAGGAACGCGGTGGAGGAGAAGTACGGCAGGAGGGTCAAGGTGATCGTGGATGTGGACCCGGTGAATTTGATGTAG
- a CDS encoding killer suppression protein, translated as MLISFHNRKLEKECNDLKALTRRYGPEQAKLIARRLTELAAVEQLETLRALPQIRAHELKGNRFGQISLDVKYPYRLLIAPDYDDPPCKKDGGLDWQKITKVKILEVTDTHE; from the coding sequence ATGCTAATATCCTTTCATAACCGAAAACTCGAAAAGGAATGCAATGACCTGAAGGCCCTCACGCGTCGATATGGGCCTGAGCAGGCGAAGCTGATAGCCCGAAGACTTACGGAACTGGCTGCGGTGGAACAGCTTGAAACTCTGCGCGCGCTGCCCCAGATCCGGGCCCACGAGTTGAAAGGGAACCGTTTCGGGCAGATTTCACTCGATGTGAAGTACCCTTACCGCCTGCTGATTGCCCCTGATTATGACGACCCGCCATGCAAGAAGGATGGGGGGCTAGACTGGCAAAAAATAACGAAAGTAAAAATCCTTGAGGTAACTGATACCCATGAGTAA
- a CDS encoding cytidine/deoxycytidylate deaminase family protein, producing the protein MTRPTWDEYFMEIAHLVKKRATCLRRQVGAVLVKDKNILATGYNGAPSGIEHCLDRGCLREQMGIPSGERHEICRGLHAEQNAIIQAARHGTNIDGATLYCTNQPCGICAKMIINSGVKHIIFEDGYPDKLAEEMLKESGLEITQYKKDDGRGTRDEKKIRPSS; encoded by the coding sequence ATGACAAGACCAACCTGGGACGAATATTTCATGGAGATCGCGCACCTGGTGAAGAAGCGGGCCACCTGTCTCCGCCGCCAGGTCGGGGCCGTGCTCGTGAAGGACAAGAACATTCTCGCCACGGGCTACAACGGCGCCCCGTCGGGCATCGAGCATTGTCTCGATCGCGGGTGTCTGCGCGAGCAGATGGGCATCCCCTCGGGCGAGCGGCACGAGATCTGCCGCGGTCTGCATGCGGAGCAGAATGCCATCATTCAGGCCGCCAGGCACGGGACGAACATCGATGGCGCCACGCTCTACTGTACGAACCAGCCGTGCGGTATCTGCGCCAAGATGATCATCAACTCGGGCGTCAAGCACATTATCTTCGAGGACGGGTATCCGGACAAACTCGCCGAAGAGATGCTGAAAGAGTCAGGCTTAGAAATCACGCAATACAAGAAGGACGACGGACGAGGGACGAGGGACGAGAAAAAAATACGTCCATCGTCCTAG
- a CDS encoding serine hydroxymethyltransferase → MSELKQQDPEVYQAIKGEEERELSKIVLIASENYVSRAVLEAQGSVFTNKYAEGYPNRRYYGGCEYADVVEFLAIERAKQLFGAEYVNVQPHSGSSANMAAYYSVLKPGDKILGMGLAHGGHLTHGASVSFSGTLYKSFAYGVDKKTELINYDEVERLAVEHIPRMIVCGYSAYSRIIDFARFRKIADKVGAYLMADIAHIAGLVAAGEHPNPAPYADFVTTTTHKTLRGPRGGMIMCKEKFGKAVDKAIFPGTQGGPLVHVIAAKAVSFKEALKPEFKDYQQQVVKNARALSEVLVADGFRIVSGGTDNHLMLVDLSPKDITGQDAEIALDAAGITVNKNSIPYDQKSPVVTSGIRLGTPIVTTRGMREPEMKFIGNLICEVLANGKSPEKLAAIKARTKAFCSKFPLFAGESVGV, encoded by the coding sequence ATGTCAGAATTGAAACAGCAGGACCCCGAGGTCTACCAGGCGATCAAAGGCGAGGAGGAGCGAGAGCTTTCCAAGATCGTCCTCATCGCGTCGGAAAATTATGTGAGCCGGGCGGTGCTCGAAGCGCAAGGCTCGGTGTTCACGAACAAGTACGCTGAGGGATATCCGAACCGGCGCTATTACGGCGGGTGCGAATATGCCGACGTCGTGGAATTTCTCGCCATCGAGCGGGCAAAGCAGCTTTTCGGTGCGGAGTACGTGAACGTCCAGCCCCACTCCGGCTCCTCGGCGAACATGGCGGCCTACTACAGCGTGCTCAAGCCCGGAGACAAAATCCTCGGCATGGGGCTCGCCCACGGCGGCCACCTGACCCACGGGGCCAGCGTGAGTTTCTCGGGAACGCTCTACAAGTCCTTTGCCTACGGAGTGGACAAAAAGACCGAGTTGATCAACTATGATGAAGTGGAGCGGCTTGCGGTGGAGCACATACCCAGGATGATCGTATGCGGGTACAGCGCGTATTCGAGAATCATCGACTTCGCGCGGTTCCGAAAGATCGCGGACAAGGTCGGCGCTTATCTCATGGCCGATATTGCTCACATAGCAGGGTTGGTAGCCGCGGGAGAGCATCCGAACCCGGCGCCGTACGCGGATTTTGTCACGACCACGACCCACAAAACGCTCAGAGGTCCGCGCGGCGGAATGATCATGTGCAAGGAAAAGTTCGGCAAGGCCGTGGACAAGGCCATCTTTCCCGGCACCCAGGGCGGCCCGCTGGTACACGTGATCGCTGCCAAGGCCGTTTCATTCAAAGAGGCGCTCAAACCCGAGTTTAAGGACTACCAGCAACAGGTAGTGAAGAACGCCCGCGCCCTTTCCGAGGTGCTCGTGGCTGACGGGTTCCGTATCGTTTCCGGCGGCACGGACAACCATCTGATGCTCGTTGATCTGTCGCCCAAGGACATTACCGGGCAGGACGCCGAGATCGCGCTCGATGCCGCCGGGATCACGGTGAACAAGAACAGCATACCCTATGACCAGAAGTCGCCCGTGGTTACGAGCGGCATCCGGCTCGGCACGCCGATCGTAACCACGCGCGGCATGCGCGAACCGGAGATGAAGTTTATCGGCAATCTCATCTGTGAAGTTCTCGCCAATGGAAAGTCCCCGGAAAAGCTGGCCGCGATCAAGGCGCGGACGAAGGCATTCTGCAGTAAGTTCCCGCTATTCGCGGGAGAGAGCGTGGGAGTGTAG